In candidate division WOR-3 bacterium, one genomic interval encodes:
- a CDS encoding peptidyl-prolyl cis-trans isomerase yields the protein MIRKKTILTLIISAFLFNLFATNNFLTPLYNCYLTKEWEKGINYLDSLLSLEKNPEKIIILLIEKGDIYFDKLRDYKKAEEIYQEIINNYKKSKLLPEVYYRVGLLKELQEDYLNAAQIYEKVAVEYPKSKYAEDALDAIERCFKKNYMEKVAIVDGWPITQIEFDERISRNPTAYEKYEDKLKLLYEMIDERLLYCEAKKKNLFPLIKDNYEEHRKMLLFQQWYNDEIVNKVKVSKKEKKDYYKKNKGIYIKEEQVKAREILVKDLQTALDLREKFLKNELIFDSVAKDTTINLSPHKQGDLGYFRKGTYDKTIEKVAFKLKVGEISKPIKTKDGYILLKCEDKKPKEVKKFKDVEGDIELRIKNEKINKYYEEKIKSLMASASPVIDTQAIKENREEIAKFNNITIKNSQLQERISKLPPFVRPQFETPEGKARLVENIIQEYLILKEAESVKCYLRNGVFGPLQERLKSLLINELKKEEISNKVIIKEEELKKDYKTNLKDFFVPEQVKAREIVVRSKELADKVRMKLLKEKIPFDSLVKEYSVSQTKYFGGDLGYFSKDDKHKPKEVISFAFQANKGEVSKPIKLNDTTFVIIKKEDHKKAHYRPFDEVKDKIERKLRKEKEEQLYNEFIADLRKKANIEILLKEEQEKQEEEK from the coding sequence ATGATAAGAAAGAAGACAATTTTAACCTTAATAATTAGTGCCTTTTTATTTAATCTTTTTGCTACCAATAATTTTTTAACTCCCCTTTATAATTGTTATCTTACCAAAGAATGGGAAAAGGGAATAAATTATTTAGATTCTTTATTATCTTTAGAGAAAAATCCGGAGAAGATAATTATTTTATTAATAGAAAAAGGTGATATCTATTTTGATAAGTTAAGAGATTATAAGAAAGCAGAAGAAATTTATCAGGAGATTATTAATAATTATAAAAAGTCAAAACTTTTACCAGAAGTCTATTATCGGGTAGGGCTTTTAAAAGAATTACAAGAAGATTATTTAAATGCGGCTCAGATTTATGAGAAAGTTGCGGTTGAATATCCAAAATCAAAATATGCCGAAGATGCCTTAGATGCCATTGAAAGGTGTTTTAAAAAGAACTATATGGAAAAGGTTGCTATTGTTGATGGCTGGCCTATTACTCAGATTGAATTTGACGAAAGAATTTCAAGAAATCCTACGGCTTATGAGAAATATGAAGATAAATTAAAACTTCTTTATGAAATGATTGATGAGAGATTATTATACTGCGAAGCAAAAAAGAAGAATCTATTTCCCTTAATAAAAGATAATTATGAAGAACATAGGAAGATGCTTCTTTTTCAACAATGGTATAACGATGAGATAGTTAACAAAGTAAAAGTTTCTAAAAAAGAAAAGAAGGATTATTATAAGAAAAACAAAGGAATTTATATAAAAGAAGAGCAAGTAAAAGCAAGAGAAATTTTGGTAAAAGATTTACAAACTGCCTTAGATTTAAGAGAAAAGTTCCTTAAAAATGAACTTATCTTTGATTCAGTTGCCAAAGATACGACCATTAATCTTTCTCCTCACAAACAAGGTGATTTAGGATATTTCCGCAAAGGAACTTATGATAAGACAATTGAAAAAGTTGCTTTTAAATTAAAAGTTGGCGAAATATCTAAACCAATAAAAACAAAAGATGGTTATATACTATTAAAATGTGAAGATAAAAAGCCAAAAGAAGTTAAGAAATTTAAAGATGTGGAAGGTGATATTGAACTGAGGATAAAAAATGAGAAGATTAATAAATACTACGAAGAGAAGATAAAAAGTTTAATGGCAAGTGCTTCACCGGTAATTGACACTCAAGCAATAAAAGAAAATAGAGAAGAGATTGCTAAATTTAATAATATCACGATTAAAAACTCTCAATTACAAGAAAGAATATCAAAATTACCGCCTTTTGTTCGTCCCCAATTTGAAACACCAGAAGGAAAGGCAAGGTTAGTAGAAAATATTATTCAAGAATATTTGATATTAAAAGAAGCTGAATCAGTTAAATGCTATCTCAGAAATGGTGTTTTTGGACCATTGCAAGAGCGACTGAAAAGTCTTCTAATTAATGAATTAAAAAAAGAGGAAATTTCTAATAAAGTGATAATAAAGGAAGAGGAATTGAAAAAAGATTATAAAACTAACTTAAAAGATTTCTTTGTTCCGGAACAGGTTAAGGCAAGAGAGATTGTTGTCCGTTCAAAAGAATTAGCCGATAAGGTAAGAATGAAACTATTAAAAGAAAAAATACCTTTTGATTCTTTGGTAAAAGAATATTCTGTTTCTCAGACAAAATATTTTGGCGGTGATTTGGGATACTTTTCCAAAGACGATAAACATAAACCAAAAGAAGTTATTTCTTTTGCTTTTCAAGCCAACAAAGGAGAAGTTAGCAAACCAATAAAACTGAATGATACCACCTTTGTAATCATAAAAAAGGAAGACCATAAAAAAGCCCATTATCGTCCCTTTGATGAAGTAAAAGATAAGATTGAAAGAAAATTAAGAAAAGAAAAAGAAGAGCAACTTTATAATGAATTCATTGCTGATTTAAGGAAAAAAGCAAACATTGAAATCTTATTAAAAGAAGAACAGGAAAAACAAGAAGAAGAAAAATAA
- the tsaE gene encoding tRNA (adenosine(37)-N6)-threonylcarbamoyltransferase complex ATPase subunit type 1 TsaE: MKIKTYSEEETIQFGEKLAKKLKKGDILAFYGELGSGKTTLIKGIVSGLSYKKPIKSPSFIIVAIYQTEFPIYHIDLYRLENIKEINNIGLLDYIYGDGISLIEWAEKIEELLPKKRINIKIFITGEKEREIEIEGL; encoded by the coding sequence GTGAAAATAAAAACCTATTCTGAAGAAGAGACAATTCAATTTGGAGAAAAACTGGCAAAAAAGTTAAAAAAAGGCGATATTTTAGCCTTTTATGGTGAATTGGGAAGTGGTAAGACAACTTTGATAAAAGGAATTGTCTCCGGTCTCTCTTATAAAAAGCCAATAAAAAGTCCCAGTTTTATAATTGTTGCTATCTATCAAACAGAATTTCCTATTTATCACATTGACCTTTATCGTTTAGAGAATATAAAAGAGATAAATAACATTGGACTTTTAGATTATATTTATGGAGATGGAATAAGTTTAATTGAATGGGCAGAAAAGATTGAAGAACTTTTACCAAAAAAAAGGATTAATATAAAAATATTTATTACCGGAGAGAAAGAAAGGGAGATTGAAATAGAAGGACTTTAA
- a CDS encoding acetyl-CoA C-acetyltransferase, protein MYIIGAKRTPIGRFLSSLASFKATELGAIAIKGALEQAGIPKEKVDGVIMGHVCPAGLGQAPARQAQIKAGIPPEIPSLTVNKVCGSGLISVVLACQAIKAGDAKVMIAGGQESMSNVPYYLYGLRTGVRMGEVKLVDGMIYDGIWCAFEDVHMGMLAEFTAERSSITREMQDKFAYESHMKAVRATKEGRFNEEIIPITIPQKKGEPTVVKEDEGPRPDTSLEKLAQLRPAFKPDGTVTAGNASQISDGAAAVVVASEDIVKEYKLKPLAKIVAYAVGSLEPKMLFYAPVKAIRKILDILKVNIDYFDLIEINEAFAAQVLADGKELNWDWNKVNVKGGGVALGHPIGASGTRILVTLIYALKEIKKTKGLAAICLGGGEAVAMAIEVI, encoded by the coding sequence ATGTATATTATTGGCGCAAAAAGAACACCAATTGGCAGATTTTTAAGTAGTTTAGCAAGTTTTAAGGCTACGGAATTGGGAGCAATTGCTATCAAAGGAGCATTGGAACAAGCAGGAATACCAAAAGAGAAGGTTGATGGTGTGATAATGGGTCATGTCTGTCCTGCTGGTTTAGGTCAGGCACCAGCAAGACAGGCACAAATTAAAGCAGGGATACCGCCAGAAATTCCTTCGCTTACAGTTAATAAAGTTTGTGGCTCAGGATTAATTTCTGTTGTTCTTGCTTGCCAAGCAATAAAGGCTGGTGATGCGAAAGTTATGATTGCTGGTGGACAAGAATCAATGTCTAATGTTCCTTATTATCTATATGGTTTAAGAACTGGTGTGAGAATGGGAGAAGTGAAGTTGGTTGACGGAATGATTTATGATGGTATTTGGTGTGCTTTTGAAGATGTCCATATGGGAATGTTGGCTGAATTTACTGCTGAAAGAAGTAGTATAACAAGAGAGATGCAGGATAAGTTTGCTTATGAAAGTCACATGAAGGCAGTTAGGGCAACAAAAGAGGGAAGATTTAATGAAGAGATAATTCCGATTACTATTCCTCAGAAAAAAGGAGAGCCAACTGTTGTAAAAGAAGATGAAGGTCCAAGACCAGATACTTCTTTAGAGAAACTTGCTCAATTAAGACCGGCTTTTAAACCTGATGGAACAGTTACTGCTGGTAATGCTTCCCAAATTAGTGATGGTGCGGCAGCAGTTGTTGTTGCTTCGGAAGATATTGTAAAGGAATATAAATTAAAACCTTTGGCAAAAATTGTTGCTTATGCTGTTGGTAGTCTTGAGCCGAAGATGTTATTCTATGCACCAGTAAAAGCAATTAGAAAAATTTTAGATATTTTGAAGGTAAATATTGATTATTTTGATTTAATAGAGATAAATGAAGCCTTTGCTGCCCAAGTACTTGCTGATGGTAAAGAGTTGAATTGGGATTGGAATAAAGTAAACGTAAAAGGCGGTGGAGTTGCTTTGGGACACCCAATTGGTGCCAGTGGTACAAGAATTCTTGTAACTTTAATATATGCCTTAAAAGAGATAAAGAAAACAAAGGGTTTAGCGGCAATCTGTTTAGGCGGTGGTGAGGCAGTAGCAATGGCAATTGAAGTTATTTAG